Genomic DNA from Streptomyces diastaticus subsp. diastaticus:
TCGCGAGTTCCGCGATCCCGGCGAGCGCGTCCTGGCCGACCTTGAGCGGGCGCGCCCAGATCAGCCCGACCAGCTCGCCGCGCACCAGCGGCATCATCAGCGGGCGCGGCACGACCCCCTCGCCCAGTGACGCGGTGTACGTCTCCTTCGCGACGCCAACCAGTCCGTTCCACATCCGCGTGTCCACGGAGGCCCCCGTATCCCGACTGTTCGTGATCACAAGCGACCCTGCCACGTGGAGCGATGCGGTGTCAGGACGGCCAGCCCTTCGAGCGGTGGATGCTGGGCTGGTGAAAGGGAAGCGTCACCAGACAGCGGAATGTGGCGTGAATCACAGCAGGTGTCGGAAAAATGAGTGCCGGATCAGCTCTCTCCCGCCGCAGGTAGGTGAACAGACTTACCCAAGCAACAAAGGAGGCCCGAGATGCCTGCGGCTTCAACACCGGATCCGGCACCTGCGGATACCGCTCAGCGGAATGCTGCAGAACCCTCCGAGGTAACTGGAGCGCTGCTCGTTCCCTCAGTGGAAGGATGCCGCTCGTCCGAGAACGTGGCACTCGACGAACTGAGCGACGCCGGGCTTGCAGCACCGGTGGACGGGACCGGCCTGGCCATGGGCAGGCCCGATCTGGATCATGGCGCCTTCTCGCTGCTTGACGACGCCGTCCTGCACTCGGGGGGCCTGGCTGACGTCGTGGACACGGCCGCCTTCTGGTCTGGCGTCAGCGACTCCTTCCAACCGCTGATCGGTCTCAGCACGATGCTCAGCGAGTTCACCTCGCGGGCGAACTTCAGCCTCACCCCGGCTCTCGCCGGCATCGAGCTGGCCGTTCCCCGGCTACCCAACATCGGAGAGGTGGTCGGCCAGTCGCTGCTCGACGGGCTGGGGGCCCACAATGCCTCTCTGCCGGCGCTGGCGGACGTGCGGCCCCAGATCCTCTCGCTGTCCGAGCCCGTGAACTCCGTACTGCCCTCCGTCGCGAACACCCTGAGGCTGCTGGACGGACTCAACCCGGCCAAGGCGGTCTTGTCTGCGATCGAGCCGCAGGTCAGGAGCCTTGCGGGCGTGGTGGGACCGGCCGCTCTGTCATCGATGGCCGAGGCCTTTCAGCCACTGTTCGGTCTCGGTGAATTCGTTCGTCAGCCGCACTTCGACCTGTCCCCGGTGCTGGAAGGTCTCCCGGCTCTGCTTCCCCCTCTGCCCGGCCTGGCGACAATGGCAGAAACGCTCGCACCATACTTCGCCGTTCAGGTGGAAGTACCGCGGATGATGCAGGAGCTCTTGCGCTCGCTGCCTTCGATGTCGGACCTCATCGGTGGCCATATGGCCGACCTCTTCGCCGGGGTCCGGTCCGTCGCCGACTGGGCGAAGCGGCTACGGCCATCGGTCCTTGCCGAAGCCCGCTACGCCTTCGACGCGTACATGAAGGGCGACACGGAGCCCATGAAGGACTTCCTGCGCAGCTGCCTGCGTCTGTGGCCGGTGCTGGAGGACCACTGCCAGGCCCTGGCTGTGGCGATGTTCGAACGCGCGTGGGAGCAGGAAGCCGACCTCACCGACGACCAGTCGGTGCGCAGGGTCCTGGTCCGGTACGCCCGCCAGGGCTGCGACCTTGAACGCGACCACCAGATCCGCGGCGTCCCGGTCGGTTACATCCCGGAGGGCTGGGAGCAGCCGGACACCGTGCCCGGGCCGGAGGATCTGGTGATCCCCCGCCTCGTTCCCTGGGCCCAGCGGTTCGAGACCGCTCCGGTGCGCTACGTGGCAGGCCGGCTCAACGAGCAGGAACAGGCCCTGGTCCGTGTCTGGTCGGAGAGCCACCGCATGACGTGGCCCAAAGCATCGGACCTCGTGCAGCAGGATGAGGCACAAGGAGAGCGGGCCCGACGCAAGCTGCACCGGCTCGGCAAAGAGTGGCGCAGGCGCGAGCACCTTCAGGAGCTGTCGTGAGTGCGCCGTCCGACCGGTCGCAGGAGCCGCTGATGACGGTGCGGGCCGCGGTCATCATGATGCTGGGCACGCAGATCGCCGTGGCTGCTGGCGTACTGACAGTGCTGGCTGGGAACGCATGGGCTGTCGCCGTACTGGCCGCCGGGGGCGCCTTCGCCGGCACGGTCGCCTTCGCACGGTCCGTAATCGGCTGAGCTGGCCCTGGGCGAACAGGACGCCCAGGGCCAGCCCCGTCACGGCGAAGTACGCAGGGCGTCGTGGCGGGCGGTGACCAGCCTTCGCCACCGCCGCCGTGTGTGCTGTGCTCCGTCGATTACGACGGCCAGGCGCTCGTCCTCGCTCGGCACGTCGCGGTGCACGCCCACCTCGGCACGGGCTATCTCCTGCTGGAACACGGCTGTCTCCCGGGCCGTCCAGGTGCGCGAGCGGCCTCGGGCGACCGCCTTGTCGGCAGCGGGCCGGCGCCGCCACGCGCCGTCGACGAGCTCGTTGTCGTCCAGCACCGTGCCGTCGCGGGACACCACGGTGACGCCGTCGGCGAGCTACTCGGCCTCGATGACGGCGAGCGTCGTGAGCATGTCCTTCGCGCATGAGTCGTGGTTCGCCCAGGTCACGAACCGTCCGCCCGCGCCGACGGAGGCCTCGGTGAGGAAGCGATCGATGATACCCAGCTGGCTTAACACCTCGGGCGTCGCGACGCGACGACCTCGATCCGGTACCGGGAGCGGCGGTACGCCTCCGACAACGCACAGAAGTCGTCTGGGTCGGCGAGGGCGGATTCGACGATCGCGTTCAGGCCGTGGAGAGAGCATCCCCGCGGGTGCGGGGCCGACCGCACGGCACCGAGATGCCGTCCGCGTAGGGAGCATCCCCGCGCGTGCGGGGCCGACCTCGGTCCACTCGATCGGACCGTGGCCGGCCTCGGAGCATCCCCGCGCGTGCGGGGCCGACCTTGCGTCTGACAGCCCTCCGAAGACATGCCGTGGAGAGAGCATCCCCGCGCGTGCGGGGCCAACAACCGAATGACCGTGCACGGCCCGTCAGGTGCCGGAGCATCCCCGCGCGTGCGGGGCCGACCAGCGGCGCCCCCGCATCCT
This window encodes:
- a CDS encoding zeta toxin family protein, whose amino-acid sequence is MLSQLGIIDRFLTEASVGAGGRFVTWANHDSCAKDMLTTLAVIEAE